The genomic window GCTGCTCCATAACCACCATTGCTAAAGCATCCCCAATTGCCATCGCAACAGTTGTACTAGCAGTGGGTGCTAGGTTCAGGGGACAAGCTTCACGATCAACCCCTGCATTCAGCACGACAGTACTGCTGCGAGCAAGAGTTGACTGCAACCGACCTGTCAAGGCAATCAAAGGTACGCCACGCCGATGTAGATGGGGCAAAATAGCAAGCAATTCTTCTGTCTCACCGCTATGGCTAAGCATCATGACGACATCAGTACAATCAACAATACCTAAATCGCCATGAAGGGCATCGCAGGGGCTTAAATAGATCGCTGTCTTTCCGGTGCTGGTAAATGTTGCAGCAATTTTTCGGGCGACAATTCCAGACTTGCCTACGCCCGTAACAATGATCTTGCCTGGGCAATTCAGTAGGTAATTAGCAGCCTTTGCTACCTGAGCCGCGTTGATATGCTTAATAGATCGCTCAATCGACTGAGCTTCCAATTGCAGAATCAAGATAAACTTATCTGTGATCTGAGAATCAAAGCTTTGATTGATCAAATCCGCATTTAGAGAACTCATAGGCAGTAAATCTCAAGGAGGATTTTTTAACTAGTCTATTAGTGATCTTGATAACGCGCCCACCCTCATCCTGGCATTGAGATCAGGATAGTGCAACAGCTTCTTCGACTCAGTTTGTCCCTGAACCGCCATTACCGGGCAATAGGAGCGGTGCAAGGCATAGTTGCTTCTACTGGCAAAAACTACTCACTTAGGGCATGTTATTGACGGCGACCCACGGTCACTCGCTTTATCAGC from Neosynechococcus sphagnicola sy1 includes these protein-coding regions:
- a CDS encoding KpsF/GutQ family sugar-phosphate isomerase yields the protein MINQSFDSQITDKFILILQLEAQSIERSIKHINAAQVAKAANYLLNCPGKIIVTGVGKSGIVARKIAATFTSTGKTAIYLSPCDALHGDLGIVDCTDVVMMLSHSGETEELLAILPHLHRRGVPLIALTGRLQSTLARSSTVVLNAGVDREACPLNLAPTASTTVAMAIGDALAMVVMEQRGITPEDFAINHPSGFLGKRLTLTVDTLMLPTVQLTPLQPDSNWTAIIAAITQGGAGAACVLQNSKLVGLITDGDLRRSLMHHAPERLNQLTAGDLMTKNPITIPIGTLAQNAIEIMEKNHRKPVSVLPITSSDGSFVGLLRLHDLVRIGLTS